From the Methanofastidiosum sp. genome, the window GCTGGGGCTGTAGGTTTAGGATCTATTTTGTTATTTGATTCAAGTTTATTAAAATCACCTTTTAGCGTTCTAGGGCTACCTATAAGCGATAAATCAAAGCTTTTGAGCTTGATAAATCAAGAAAGGATGAAAGCCGGAGCTAGGGCGCTATCTCATGACACAACACTAGAACAGATAGCTCAATACTGGGCTAATGAGTGTGTGAAGTATAACATTTCTGAACATTACTATAACGGGTCTACTCCAAGCATTAGGGCGTATCAATTCGGGCTTACTGGAACTGGGAAGATTTACGAGATATTAAGCAAAACTTACGCCCCTGAAAAGTCAGTTATCAACTTTTTGAACAGCCCAGACCATAAA encodes:
- a CDS encoding CAP domain-containing protein; translation: MDSKLLVLGAGAVGLGSILLFDSSLLKSPFSVLGLPISDKSKLLSLINQERMKAGARALSHDTTLEQIAQYWANECVKYNISEHYYNGSTPSIRAYQFGLTGTGKIYEILSKTYAPEKSVINFLNSPDHKYAMLLGSLSRAGVGIATYGDPTFKIYVINMM